A section of the Agromyces aurantiacus genome encodes:
- a CDS encoding FtsW/RodA/SpoVE family cell cycle protein, with protein MSDRGAARTADSAPATASVRRIRMPQKLRNLELGLLIAACGINVGAIVLVQLGAMGRIDTQLVLLGAGLSTLVFGLHIAMRFVARDADPFLLPIATVLNGLGIAMIYRIDIAYGDAGWESAAVRQMVWSVIAIVAGLATILLIRNHRVLFRYTYLSGLIAIVLLLLPLVPGLGREVSGARVWIGVGDFATFQPGEIAKIALAVFFAGYLVRNRDSLSMVGRTFLGMRFPRGRDLGPLLVVWALSMSVIVFQRDLGTALLYFGLFLVMLYVATSRLSWVVLGLSLFFAGAIIASQTLDYVNGRFRNWLDAFNPEVYDAQGGSFQLVQGLFGLANGGLIGTGLGQGRPDLTPVPQSDYIIASLGEELGLAGVFAILALYVLFVARGFRIGFAGQDDFGKLLGVGLAFVVALQVFIVVGGVTRVIPLTGLTTPFLAAGGSSLVANWMIVALLLRLSDTVRNHPRLVIDG; from the coding sequence TTGAGTGACCGGGGAGCCGCCCGCACCGCGGATTCCGCGCCGGCGACGGCGAGCGTCCGCCGCATCCGCATGCCGCAGAAGCTGCGGAACCTCGAGCTGGGCCTGCTCATCGCGGCCTGCGGGATCAACGTCGGGGCGATCGTCCTCGTGCAGCTCGGCGCGATGGGACGCATCGACACCCAGCTCGTGCTGCTCGGCGCGGGGCTCTCCACGCTCGTGTTCGGCCTGCACATCGCCATGCGGTTCGTCGCGCGCGATGCCGACCCGTTCCTGCTGCCCATCGCGACGGTGCTCAACGGCCTCGGCATCGCGATGATCTACCGCATCGACATCGCGTACGGCGATGCCGGGTGGGAGAGCGCCGCCGTGCGCCAGATGGTGTGGAGCGTCATCGCGATCGTCGCCGGGCTTGCGACGATCCTGCTCATCCGGAACCACCGCGTGCTCTTCCGGTACACCTACCTCTCGGGGCTCATCGCCATCGTGCTGCTGCTCCTCCCCCTCGTGCCCGGGCTCGGTCGCGAGGTGAGCGGCGCGCGCGTCTGGATCGGCGTCGGCGACTTCGCGACGTTCCAGCCCGGCGAGATCGCGAAGATCGCCCTGGCGGTCTTCTTCGCCGGGTACCTCGTGCGCAACCGGGACTCGCTCTCGATGGTCGGGCGCACGTTCCTCGGCATGCGGTTCCCGCGCGGGCGCGACCTCGGACCGCTGCTCGTGGTGTGGGCGCTCTCCATGTCGGTCATCGTCTTCCAGCGCGACCTCGGCACGGCGCTGCTCTACTTCGGCCTGTTCCTCGTCATGCTCTACGTCGCGACGAGCCGGCTGTCGTGGGTCGTGCTCGGGCTCAGCCTCTTCTTCGCCGGCGCGATCATCGCCAGCCAGACCCTCGACTACGTCAACGGCCGGTTCCGCAATTGGCTCGACGCGTTCAACCCCGAGGTCTACGACGCCCAGGGCGGATCGTTCCAGCTCGTCCAGGGCCTCTTCGGCCTCGCCAACGGCGGCCTCATCGGCACCGGCCTCGGGCAGGGCCGGCCCGACCTCACCCCGGTCCCGCAGAGCGACTACATCATCGCGAGCCTCGGCGAGGAGCTGGGGCTCGCGGGCGTGTTCGCGATCCTCGCCCTCTACGTGCTCTTCGTCGCCCGCGGCTTCCGGATCGGCTTCGCGGGGCAGGACGACTTCGGCAAGCTGCTCGGCGTCGGCCTCGCGTTCGTCGTCGCGCTGCAGGTGTTCATCGTGGTCGGCGGCGTGACCCGCGTCATCCCGCTCACCGGCCTGACGACGCCATTCCTAGCCGCCGGCGGGTCGTCGCTCGTGGCGAACTGGATGATCGTGGCCCTGCTGCTGCGCCTCTCCGACACGGTCCGCAACCACCCGAGGCTGGTGATCGACGGATGA
- a CDS encoding Stp1/IreP family PP2C-type Ser/Thr phosphatase — protein sequence MASVKASAAVSHVGRVRSNNQDSGYAGRRLFLVADGMGGHAGGDVASAIATKRIAEADADYENSQAAATALERALLAANRTLEETVAEHSELTGMGTTVSAMLIQQDRVVIAHIGDSRVYLFRSGELSQVSTDHTFVQRLVDAGRITAEEAMVHPRRSVLMRVLGDVEANPEIDTLVIDAHPGDRWMLCSDGLSGVVAFEELHEILASDAGAKPVADRLVKASLDGGAPDNVTVVVVDIGEPPAPETPPLVVGSAAAPLAFGTAPEPARRPGIRLTPFRPHPVQETHFEPDSEEFFDELIEEDERRRRRRRVMWGLWIVLLVAAIVAAFAIGYQWTQTRFYVGEYNGRVAVYQGIQQDLGPISLHHLHSETSIDMADLRSYDQQRVEQTISAGSLDEARRIVSRLEESVE from the coding sequence ATGGCCAGCGTCAAGGCGAGCGCCGCGGTCTCGCACGTCGGCCGGGTCCGTTCGAACAACCAGGACTCGGGATACGCCGGACGACGGCTCTTCCTCGTCGCCGACGGCATGGGCGGCCACGCCGGCGGCGACGTGGCGAGTGCGATCGCGACCAAGCGCATCGCCGAGGCCGACGCCGACTACGAGAACTCGCAGGCTGCGGCGACCGCGCTCGAGCGGGCGCTCCTCGCCGCGAACCGCACGCTCGAGGAGACGGTCGCCGAGCACTCCGAGCTGACCGGCATGGGCACGACCGTCAGCGCGATGCTCATCCAGCAGGATCGCGTCGTGATCGCCCACATCGGCGACTCGCGGGTCTACCTGTTCCGCTCCGGCGAACTCAGCCAGGTCTCCACCGACCACACGTTCGTCCAGCGCCTCGTCGACGCCGGCCGCATCACCGCCGAGGAGGCCATGGTCCATCCGCGGCGCTCGGTGCTGATGCGCGTGCTCGGCGACGTCGAGGCCAACCCCGAGATCGACACGCTCGTGATCGACGCGCATCCCGGCGACCGCTGGATGCTGTGCTCCGACGGGCTCTCGGGCGTCGTGGCGTTCGAGGAGCTGCACGAGATCCTGGCTTCCGACGCGGGCGCCAAGCCGGTCGCCGACCGGCTCGTGAAGGCCTCGCTCGACGGCGGCGCGCCCGACAACGTCACCGTCGTGGTCGTCGACATCGGCGAACCGCCCGCCCCCGAGACGCCTCCGCTGGTCGTCGGCTCGGCCGCCGCGCCGCTCGCCTTCGGCACCGCGCCCGAGCCGGCGCGCCGCCCCGGAATCCGCCTGACCCCGTTCCGCCCGCACCCGGTGCAGGAGACCCACTTCGAGCCCGACTCGGAGGAGTTCTTCGACGAGCTGATCGAGGAGGACGAGCGTCGCCGGAGGCGACGCCGCGTCATGTGGGGACTCTGGATCGTCCTGCTGGTCGCGGCGATCGTCGCGGCGTTCGCGATCGGCTACCAGTGGACGCAGACCCGGTTCTACGTCGGCGAGTACAACGGTCGGGTCGCGGTCTACCAGGGCATCCAGCAGGATCTCGGACCGATCTCGCTGCATCACCTGCACTCGGAGACCAGCATCGACATGGCCGACCTGCGCTCGTACGACCAGCAGCGCGTCGAGCAGACGATCAGCGCGGGCTCGCTCGACGAGGCCCGGCGGATCGTGTCGCGATTGGAGGAGTCCGTTGAGTGA
- a CDS encoding FHA domain-containing protein FhaB/FipA, whose amino-acid sequence MSELTLLVLQLGFLLLLWVFVFAIVYALRSDLFGQRVRKLQPEPAAAGAPRAAGPDAPTAAVSRPAPAAASGAGGGSDATTENATRLVITSGAKAGAEFPLGRDEITIGRSSDSAIIIRDDYTSTHHARLMLWNGRWMIQDLDSTNGTFLNGSRVTVPTPIPLGATVKVGATTFELRR is encoded by the coding sequence ATGAGTGAACTGACCCTCCTCGTCCTCCAGCTCGGCTTCCTCCTCCTCCTCTGGGTCTTCGTCTTCGCCATCGTCTACGCCCTGCGCAGCGACCTCTTCGGGCAGCGGGTGCGCAAGCTGCAGCCCGAGCCGGCCGCTGCGGGAGCCCCGCGGGCCGCGGGCCCCGACGCGCCGACCGCGGCCGTCTCCCGGCCCGCACCCGCCGCCGCGTCAGGCGCGGGCGGCGGCTCGGATGCCACGACCGAGAACGCCACCCGACTCGTGATCACCTCCGGCGCGAAGGCGGGCGCGGAGTTCCCACTCGGCCGCGACGAGATCACGATCGGCCGGTCCAGCGATTCGGCCATCATCATCCGCGACGACTACACCTCGACCCACCATGCCCGTCTGATGCTGTGGAACGGCCGCTGGATGATCCAGGACCTCGACTCCACGAACGGCACGTTCCTCAACGGCTCCCGAGTCACCGTGCCCACGCCCATCCCGCTCGGAGCCACCGTCAAGGTCGGAGCGACGACGTTCGAGCTGCGGCGGTAG
- a CDS encoding FhaA domain-containing protein: protein MGLLDNFEKGLERAVNGAFAKTFRSGLQPVEITAALKREIDTKAAVVSRDRVLVPNRFTVRMSPADHQRMTSLGPALVDELVDLVQKHAASQRFQFAGGITIALQPDPGLSEGMVQVDSQNVKGRVAWTPVLDVDGRRYPILKGRTIIGRGSEADVTLDDSGASRRHAEVQWDGSRARVRDLGSTNGTQVNGAPAKDVVLEPDSVITIGRSRIVFRVLAQAEPSETAAGRRVDPGAPRPDAGGFWGPAR from the coding sequence GTGGGCCTACTGGACAACTTCGAGAAGGGTCTCGAACGCGCCGTGAACGGCGCGTTCGCGAAGACCTTCCGCTCGGGGCTGCAGCCCGTCGAGATCACCGCGGCGCTCAAGCGCGAGATCGACACCAAGGCCGCGGTCGTCTCCCGGGATCGCGTGCTGGTCCCCAACCGGTTCACGGTGCGGATGTCGCCCGCCGACCACCAGCGGATGACCTCGCTCGGTCCGGCGCTCGTCGACGAGCTCGTCGACCTCGTGCAGAAGCACGCGGCGAGCCAGCGGTTCCAGTTCGCCGGCGGCATCACGATCGCGCTCCAGCCCGATCCCGGCCTCTCCGAGGGCATGGTGCAGGTGGACTCGCAGAACGTGAAGGGCCGGGTCGCGTGGACCCCGGTCCTGGATGTCGACGGTCGTCGCTACCCGATCCTCAAGGGCCGCACGATCATCGGGCGCGGCAGTGAGGCCGACGTCACCCTCGACGACTCCGGCGCGTCGCGCCGGCATGCCGAGGTGCAGTGGGACGGCTCGCGGGCCCGGGTGCGCGACCTGGGCTCCACGAACGGCACCCAGGTCAACGGGGCGCCGGCGAAGGACGTCGTCCTCGAACCGGATTCCGTGATCACGATCGGCCGCTCGCGTATCGTGTTCCGCGTGCTCGCCCAAGCCGAACCCTCCGAGACCGCGGCCGGCCGCCGCGTCGACCCCGGTGCCCCGCGTCCCGACGCGGGCGGCTTCTGGGGGCCCGCCCGATGA
- a CDS encoding glycoside hydrolase family 65 protein — MRFADTDPLNRTVFPVDEWALVETGFGVDDMGRTETLFAVGNGYLGLRGNVEEGRDGHMHGTFVNGFHETWPIRHAEEAFGFARVGQTIVNAPDAKIIRLYVDDEPLVITEAEIMSYERRLDFRLGALSRRIEWRTPSGKRVLITSRRMVSFTDRHLGVIDYEVELLDADAAVTISSQILNRQDGRDEYRSGVTEAPGSFDPRKAEMFTERVLQPRVQRRDGGRYMLGYQTTNSKMAISVGALHSIETANEFTETGSIGDDLAKHIYRVRAQKGVPIRITKLISYHTARKVPARELVDRCDRTLDRGEEVGVGELFAQQRAWLDDFWARSDVEIDGQPELQQATRWNLFQLAQATARTDGGGVAAKGVSGSGYGGHYFWDSEIYVMPYLSYTAPIVARNVLRFRQRMLDAARARALELNQRGALFPWRTINGLESSAYYAAGTAQYHIDADIAFALCQYVAATGDADFLARGAIDILVETARMWEDLGFWRTNTDDVFHIHGVTGPDEYTTVVNDNLYTNVMARANLAAAAAAVDNLQVHDPESHKRLIERLGVTPAEVASWRRAAAHMHIPFDDKLGVHPQDAAFLEKELWDLEHTPESHLPLLLHYHPLVIYRFQVLKQADVVLALYLQGDRFSTEEKLADFEYYDPLTTGDSTLSAVVQSIIASEVGYHELALRYFRSALFVDLADLHHNAADGVHVASTGGVWAGLVSGFGGFRDHNGRFTFDPRLPDGWNRLTFRLTIRGSRVRVDLTPDAIRFEVEVGDAEAVVPLEVRGEPVLITAGAPVSVPLDGHGARRVGAPTMQNVRGARRADGTLLTASIPTLSLDVDEEEAAAVFD; from the coding sequence ATGAGGTTCGCCGACACCGATCCCCTGAACCGCACCGTCTTCCCCGTCGACGAGTGGGCGCTCGTCGAGACCGGGTTCGGCGTCGACGACATGGGCCGCACCGAGACGCTGTTCGCAGTCGGCAACGGCTACCTCGGCCTCCGCGGCAACGTCGAGGAGGGCCGCGACGGCCACATGCACGGCACGTTCGTGAACGGCTTCCACGAGACCTGGCCCATCCGCCACGCGGAGGAGGCGTTCGGCTTCGCCCGCGTCGGGCAGACCATCGTCAACGCGCCCGATGCGAAGATCATCCGTCTCTACGTCGACGACGAGCCCCTCGTGATCACCGAGGCCGAGATCATGTCGTACGAGCGCCGACTCGACTTCCGGCTCGGCGCGCTGAGCCGGCGCATCGAATGGCGCACGCCGTCGGGCAAGCGCGTGCTCATCACGAGCCGCCGCATGGTCAGTTTCACCGACCGCCACCTCGGAGTCATCGACTACGAGGTCGAACTGCTCGACGCCGACGCCGCGGTGACCATCTCGAGCCAGATCCTCAATCGGCAGGACGGCCGTGACGAGTACCGTAGCGGCGTCACCGAGGCGCCCGGCAGCTTCGACCCGCGCAAGGCCGAGATGTTCACCGAGCGCGTGCTCCAGCCGCGCGTGCAGCGTCGCGACGGCGGCCGGTACATGCTCGGCTACCAGACCACGAACTCGAAGATGGCGATCTCCGTCGGGGCGCTGCACTCGATCGAGACCGCCAACGAGTTCACCGAGACCGGGTCGATCGGCGACGACCTCGCCAAGCACATCTACCGGGTGCGCGCGCAGAAGGGCGTGCCGATCCGGATCACCAAGCTCATCAGCTACCACACGGCCCGCAAGGTCCCTGCGCGCGAGCTCGTCGACCGCTGCGACCGCACCCTCGACCGCGGCGAGGAGGTCGGCGTCGGCGAGTTGTTCGCGCAGCAGCGCGCGTGGCTCGACGACTTCTGGGCCCGGTCCGACGTCGAGATCGACGGGCAGCCCGAGTTGCAGCAGGCCACGCGGTGGAACCTCTTCCAGCTCGCGCAGGCCACCGCCCGCACCGACGGCGGTGGCGTCGCCGCGAAGGGCGTGTCGGGCTCGGGGTACGGCGGCCACTACTTCTGGGACTCCGAGATCTACGTGATGCCGTACCTCAGCTACACGGCGCCGATCGTCGCACGCAACGTGCTCCGGTTCCGGCAGCGCATGCTCGACGCCGCCCGGGCGCGCGCGCTCGAGCTGAACCAGCGCGGCGCGCTCTTCCCGTGGCGCACGATCAACGGGCTCGAGTCGAGTGCGTACTACGCGGCCGGCACCGCGCAGTACCACATCGACGCCGACATCGCCTTCGCGCTGTGCCAGTACGTGGCCGCCACCGGCGACGCCGACTTCCTCGCCCGCGGGGCGATCGACATCCTCGTCGAGACCGCCCGCATGTGGGAGGACCTCGGCTTCTGGCGCACGAACACCGACGACGTGTTCCACATCCACGGCGTCACCGGGCCCGACGAGTACACCACCGTGGTGAACGACAACCTCTACACGAACGTCATGGCGCGGGCCAACCTCGCCGCCGCCGCGGCCGCCGTCGACAACCTGCAGGTGCACGACCCCGAATCGCACAAGCGGCTCATCGAGCGGCTCGGCGTCACGCCCGCCGAGGTCGCCAGCTGGCGTCGCGCGGCCGCGCACATGCACATCCCGTTCGACGACAAGCTCGGCGTGCACCCGCAGGATGCCGCATTCCTCGAGAAGGAACTGTGGGACCTCGAGCACACGCCCGAGAGCCACCTGCCGCTGCTGCTGCACTACCACCCGCTGGTCATCTACCGCTTCCAGGTGCTCAAGCAGGCCGACGTCGTGCTCGCCCTCTACCTGCAGGGCGACCGGTTCTCCACCGAGGAGAAGCTCGCCGACTTCGAGTACTACGACCCGCTGACCACGGGCGACTCGACGCTGTCCGCGGTCGTGCAGTCGATCATCGCGTCGGAGGTCGGCTACCACGAGCTCGCGCTGCGGTACTTCCGCTCGGCCCTGTTCGTCGACCTCGCCGACCTGCACCACAACGCGGCCGACGGCGTGCACGTCGCCTCGACCGGCGGGGTCTGGGCCGGGCTGGTCTCGGGCTTCGGCGGGTTCCGCGACCACAACGGCCGCTTCACGTTCGATCCGCGCCTGCCCGACGGATGGAACCGGCTGACGTTCCGGCTCACCATCCGCGGCAGCCGCGTCCGCGTCGACCTCACCCCCGACGCGATCCGCTTCGAGGTGGAGGTGGGCGACGCCGAGGCGGTCGTGCCGCTCGAGGTGCGCGGGGAGCCCGTGCTGATCACCGCCGGCGCCCCGGTGAGCGTGCCGCTCGACGGGCACGGCGCACGGCGTGTCGGCGCTCCCACGATGCAGAACGTCCGAGGCGCGCGCCGCGCCGACGGCACCCTGCTCACGGCGTCGATCCCCACGCTCTCGCTCGACGTCGACGAGGAGGAGGCGGCGGCCGTCTTCGACTGA